In Nostoc piscinale CENA21, the genomic stretch TAATTCGTTACGGTAAACTTGCATTACAAGCTCGTCTACAATACCCAATCTCACCCAATTTAGCCAGTCTTGCAGTTGAAATTTATAAGCAAAATCATAGTAATTAGGTGAAACAGAAATAATAGCATTAGGCTTGATTTGTTTCACCGCTTGATGGAGTTGGAGCATGAATGCTGTAATTTTATCCGCCCGCCATTGCACCCATGCTTGGGCTTGAGGGTTGGGTGGAGGTGGATTGCCAGTTTCTTCGGTATATAGTTTGATGGTGTAACTGTCGTAACCAAAATCTACAGGCAAACTCATGTGGTCATCAAATTGAATACCATCAGCGTTGTATTTGGTAATGATTTCGACTACAAGGTCAGTAATAAATTTTTGGACTTCGGGATGGAACGGATTAAACCAAGCTACTTCCCCCGCCGCAGTAATTGAAGTTTGAGTTCCATCTTGCTTTTGTGTCAGCCAAGTTGGGTGAGCGGATGCTAATTCTGAGGTTAAGGGAACCATGAACCCAAATTCAAACCAAGGTATAGTTACTAATCCTTGGCGACGGCCTTGGTTAATAATGTCAGCAATGATATCTTGTCCTTCTGCACCTTTGAAGAAAAAGGGGATACCTTGTTGTTGTGCTACTGCACTGGGATATTTTGTATAACCATCATTCCAGACTACGGGATAGACTGTGTTAAAGTTCAACCGCCGCAATTGAGCCATTGTATCCTGCACCTTGGCTTGATACTTCATAATATCGAAGTCGTTATTAGTCAGCCAAACCCCGCGAATTTGTTGGCGGGGTGACTCAGATATTTGAGCAACTGTCGGTGTCAAATTGCCTAAAAATACCGCTATGCTGAATGAGGCGATAAACAAAACTGGTAGAAAACGCTGTATTAACCGCCAGTTTAAAAATTGCCTAAGTGTAGTCAATAATTTAGTGACCAAAGCATAAATTTGTAAGCTTTTGTACTGTAAAAATTTCAACATTAGTCAGCAGTTGTACTTAAGTTATGAAAGTTATAGCAGAAGGCAGGAGGCAGGAGGCAGAAGGCAGGAGGAAAAGTCTTACTGTTCGTAGCATTCCAGCTTTCAAATTGTCCTAACATATCTGACTACCTATATATTTATAAAATTTAACTTTGATGCAAAAGTCAAATGACTGCACTAGTCAAACTAATGCACATTTGACGTAGTTAACAGTTTTTTTTGTTCACGACTTATCTGGAATTGCTGTAGCGGGGTAAAATCGCCAAACCCAACAACTTAATTCTTATTAGAAGAAATAATAAAAATCGGCAGTTGATTATTTATTTTTTTAGCTGATAAATTTACCAGGGACGGACTGAATAAAATGATGATTATGACCAGAGTAGAATCAGCTTACATTTTACAAAATAAGAGTTAAAGTATTATCGATTAACGCCCTAACTGCATCAAAATTACTATTCAAAAAAGGAGCAGCAAAATTATATGCGGATATTAATGCTATCGTCTACATTTCCCTACCCGCCCAGTCGTGGAGGAACAGAAATTAGAACTTTTAATTTACTGCGATATCTTCAATATAACCACGACATAACGTTAATTACACAGAGTAACAAGGAAACGACATCAGCCGAGATAGAAGAATTACGGAAATATGTAAGTGAATTGTTTATTTTTCCTTTACCGCCGGAACCCCAAGAAAAAAATGCGATCGCTCGTTTATTCGGTAAAACAGTCCGGTTTTTCGAGTCGGTACTCAAAGCGACACCGCCAAATGTACTCCATCGCTATTCTCCAGAGATTCAAGCTTGGGTCGATGAATATGTCCGCGCCGGGAAGTGTGATGTGATTACTTGTGAACATAGTGTCAATGAAATTTATATTCAGCCAGACTATCGTCATCTAGTAAATACGGTGGTTGATGTTCACAGTTCTGTTTACGGCTGGATTCGTGATCATTTAGAAATGGGTGCGGCGCAAAATGCAACGCGCGATCGCCTTTATTTGTCTCTGATTCTCAAACGCTACGAACAGCGTTACTGCAATAAGTTTTCTAACATTGTGGTGACAACCCAAGACGATCGCCAGGAATTTCTGAAACTGCGCCCTGATCTGGAAATTAAAGTGATTCCCAATGGTGTTGATTTAGAATTGTTTCCCTGTCGTCAACAAGACCCAGGGGGACATAAATTAATTTTTGTGGGAGCTATGGATGCTTCACATAATATTGATGCAGCGCGTTTTTTTTGCTGTTGAAGTTTTACCACAATTACAAAAACATTATCCAGACACTACCTTTAGTATTGTTGGTGCTAGACCAACTCCAGAAGTTTTAGAGTTGAATAATCTTCCTGGTGTGATTGTGACTGGCCGCGTGGCTTCAATGGCAGAATATTTACATCAGTCTACAGTTTGTGTAGTCCCGCTCCGCACTGGTTTTGGCATTAAAAATAAAACTTTGGAAGCAATGGCCGCTGGTGTACCTGTTGTCGCAAGCGATCGCGGCTTGGAAGGATTAGCTGTAGATAGTGCAGATCAACCAATACGCGCTTTGAGAGCTAATACACCAGCAGAATATGTCACAGCTATTAGTCAATTATTTGATCATCCCCAATTGCGTTCAGAATTATCTGAACAAGGTAGACAATTAGTAGAAACAGAATTCACCTGGGATATTGCTGGAAAACGTTATGAACAAGTTCTGCTACAGCAGTCTTAATAACAAGTTGCAGTCAAACAGGTAGAGACGTTGCATACAACGTCTCTACCTGTGGTGGAAGTGGGGAGTAGTAATAATATTTCTGAAAGCAACATAGTATAAATTATGTATGAATAAATAAATCCCCGACTTGATCACAAAGTCGGGGATTTGAGTTAATTAAATTGCGGCTTGATTCTACTGCTGCATTGAAGGAGCTGCAAAAATTCGACTGTTGATGGGAACGCGAAATGTTGGTTGAGGCTTGGTAGGGTTATTAGTTACTGCAACTGTATTCTCAGCACTTTCAGATACAGTTGTTGATTTAGCACTTGCAGAACTATCTGCATTATTGACTAGCGATCGCTCATTATTCGTCAATGATGTATTTTCTGATGAAATATTGCTATCTAATTCAGTCGCTTTGGCTTCTGTGGTAACTTGAGCGCGACAAGGAATGCAAATAAAGCTAGAAACTACACTTAAAAGTAGTGCTAGTAAAGGACAAGTATATTGGTTCATTGCAGTGGTGTAGTGTTGGTTAGATTTCTGGTTAATGTTGCGTTATGCTATAAGCCTAAATTTTTGAGTTTTATTTTTATGAAAAAGACATCATTAATGTTGCTATTTAAAAGCAATTTGTGAAATAAAACTCATCTAAAAAAAAATTAGAAAATCAACTGATAGATGCACATTGATATAATAAATATGGGATTGATTCACAACTTGAAGCAACGCAACTATCAGCACTATAAAAGAATATTTACTCATCTCTGAAGAGCAAAATTACGTATTTTACTACGTCTGTTAATATTTATCAGTCGGCAATTTATTCGCATATTTAAGGATTGACAGAGTATCAATATATAAAGTTTTTATCAATAATTATGTTGATTATGTTATCTACATCAAGTTTTCACTAAAATTCAATAAATAGACGTATATCAGCTTGATCAAGTTTGATTGCAAGCAGAAACTTTAAAATTGGATGTTAAGTCTTTATATTGAATAGCTAGGGACTAAAATTTCCATTTGGCGATCGCACCTGTATTTGAGTTATAAACATAAAATATGAATCTACTGATTTAGACTCACAAAACAGATTTCTTTTACTACAGCAATTTCTATTTATCTAGGAATATATGACATTGAAAAACTTCACAAAAGCCTTTGTTCTGAGTTTGGTGATTGTAAATTTTTGGTCAACCGCGCAAGCACAAACATCCACTAGTGAAACTTCTGCACTGTCTCAAGAGGTGGCTGTGCTACGAAAACAGGGAAATCCAGGATTGCAAAAATTCCTCAATACTCACAAAACTGAACTTAATCGGCGCTCTTCAGACGCAGTTGTGCCAAATCCGCAAATCCGCACCGCCTTAGATCAACTTTGTCAACAGCGAGATTGCTACGCTTCGCGGTTGTATTGGTACACTGACTTAGAAGCAGCGAAAGCAGCCGCCAAAGTTAGCGGTAAACCTATTTTATCTCTGCGGTTATTAGGCAGACTAGATCAAGATTTAAGCTGTGCCAATAGTCGGTTTTTTCGCGTAGCACTGTATCCCAATGCGGCGATTTCTCAAGTTTTGCAAAATCGCTTTATTTTACACTGGCAATCAGTCAGACCTGTACCCAAAGTTACCATTGATTTTGGGGATGGTCGCAAACTAGAGCGAACCATTACAGGCAACAGCATTCATTATATATTAGATGCTTCTGGTCGTCCGATTGATGCTATTCCTGGACTGTACGGCCCCAAAGCTTTTTTACGCCAGCTGGAACAAGCTGAAGTTGCAGCTAAAGAATACAGTAAACTTCCTGCTGCTCAACGTCAGGCTTTTTTAAAGGAATACCATAGCGATCGCTTGAATGCAATCCAAACTCAATGGACTGCTGATTTATCCCGCTTGGGGATTCAATCTCCTCCAAGGTTGGTAGAGAACCCATCACCAACAGCCGAAACAGCAGGTTCTTTAGCGGTAACTAAAATGGCCGTCGAAACCCCGATGCTGAGTGCTTTACGTCCTGGTGCGGCAGCCAATCGCAATAACTTAGCAGCAATTACTGACCAAGAAGCTTGGAATAAAATTGCTCAACTTTATGCCACTGATGCCAAACTAGATCAAAATAGCATTGCTTTGATCAGCGCCAAAAAAATTCTCATCAGCCAAAACTGAAGCTGAAAATTTACGAAAAACAGTCAATCAATTTGAAAATTTGATGGCTTTAGATTCCGTTAGAAATGAATATATGTTGCATAGCCAAATTCATCAATGGTTTACCCAAGAAGACCAAACTAGTGATGTAGCAAAATTGAACGAGAAAGTTTACGCGCAACTTTTTTTTGACTCCTAGTTCTGACCCCTGGTTGGGACTTTTAGCCAACGATAGCTATAGTGCTATTGATAATGATGGTTTACGCTAGTATAAATTCCGTAATTTCTCTGGCTTGGCTATTAATAAAGCTATACCTGAGGTAGTAGTGTGTTTATTCTTTTGATAGAAGTTAGCAATAAGATTCACGCCTATCGTTAAGCTATAGCAGTTCTACACCATTTGTAAATAACAATATCCCCGATTTTTTCAAAATCGGGGAGCTAAAATTCTCAATTTAGACCAAATTGGAGTATTTAGAAGTCAGAATTGTCTAAAAAGCAGCAAAAATTGAGTAGGGCTTTTCAAGAAATAAATTATTCTTGATACTAACAAAGTATCTCACCAATAGTTGTGCGATCGCAGTCTCAGTTTAGCTCTTTTATTACAGATTTTTGAGCAAATTCTAAACTTTTATCACAAAGGTAAAAGCAATGTCTACTAGTAAGCTGTAAGATAATTTTAGGATGAATCTGTATTCATAGATTCTTCTAAATACTGAATAATGCTCAAAATTAACTATATAGAAGTTTATTTTATATATGAATAAAAGAAATAAAGGAGGTACAGAAGACAAAGAAGAGGAAAATTGGTAAATTATTTAGGATTGCTATTAATAGAATATGAGAATTTGCATAATATTTTAAAATAGCAAAATCTCGATAAATAAACTTTTCATTGTGTCTTGATGAACATGAATTGTTAACAAAATAATCAATTTCAATATTGCAAATAACCCTGATAAAAAGCATTATTACGCAGCTTGTTAGACCAATTGTTTTGGCTAATAAAATCTTTAAATTAAGAATTAAAAACTCAGAAATCAGAATTTAAAAGCAATACAAGATATTTTATCTATCAAATTTTTCTGATTTTTCCAGCATTTTAATTTTTTAATTCTTATTCTTGAAATATTGATTTTTTGTATATGCAAGCAGATAGCGGGAAGACAAGATGAATATAAAATTATTTATCAAACGTTTAGAAGCTTTGCACAAACCTCTAGCAGATTTGTATCAAACTGCTAGTATTTTGCCTTGGATTCCTGCTGATATGCTACCCCAGGCTTATCAAGAACTTTATAATAATTCCAAAATGTTACAGTTAGCAGCAGAAGAACTGTATCAGCAAAATGAAGCACTCAAAGAAACACAAAATCTACTAGAAACAGAACGCCAACATTACCAAGATTTATTTGAGTATGCACCAGATGGCTATTTAGTTACTAATAAAGAAGGTATTATTCAAAACGCCAACATAGCCGCTATCAAATTACTGAATATTTCCAAACAATTTCTCATCGGCAAAGCGATGATTAACTTTGTTTGTTTAGAAGCACGACAGCACTTTCGCCAAGAACTCAATCAGATATATCAAGCAGATAGAACCAAAGAATTATTCATCCGATTGCAACAACGTCATGGCGAATATTTTGACGCAGCTTTCACAGTCAGAGTCATCCGCAACCCAGAAGGTAACGCGATTAATTTACTCTGGTTACTGCGGAATATTGGCGATCGCCAGCAAACAGAACTAATATCAGCCGAGAGTTACAGCGAGTTCATCCAAAATCGCCCCCGATACAAATATTCTAAAGGGGAAACAATTCCTCTCAATAACTCAGTGGTTTGGTATATTTTCCAAGGTTTGGTCAAACTCAGTACATTTTGTGAAACTGGCGAAGAAGTTTTATTAGGATTGGCAAAAACGCAAATGGTGTTTGGTTCTGGGATGACTTCTCTATCCATTTACCAAGCCACGGCTTTATCTGATGTGGAGTTAGTACCAATTTATGTGTCAGAACTATTAGTGACACCAGCATTGAGTCATAGTTTGTTACCCAAAATAAATCAACGGTTACAACAAACAGAATCCTTTTTAGTCATCTCCAAAAAGCAATTAGTCGAAGACCGATTACAGCATTTATTAGAACTTCTCAAGCAGGAAATTGGTGAACTAGTAGAAGAAGGGACTCGCTTAAGCGTGCGCTTAACTCATGAAGATATAGCTAGTGCTTGCGGTACCACCAGAGTCACCGTCACAAGATTGTTAGGAAAATTACAACAACAAGGTTTAATTAGTATTGATACTAAAAAACACATTATTTTGAAGAATTCAGCAGCCAGAATTTAGCCTTTGAACTAAGTCGGGAAAAGTGGGCAAAAATGTAGAAATATCATCAGACTGATCTCAAGCCCATACTTTGTGATATCCTTACCCAAAAATGACTCCAGACTTCACACTTCATCAGTAACCTTGGAAAGTAAAACTCCATCATCCGGCTATATTTTGGCTTTGGACTTGGGTACAACAGGCAATCGTGCTTTTGTGTTTAACAACGCAGGTCAAATTGTTGGGCAAGCATATAAAGAACTTACTCAGTATTATCCGCAGCCTGGTTGGTTAGAACATGACCCGGAAGAAATTTGGCAAGATACCTGCTGGGTAATGCAAAATGCGATCGCCAATGCTGAAATTGCGCCATCAGATATCGTCGCCTTGGGATTAACTGTACAACGGGAAACCTGCTTAATTTGGGATAAAACCACTGGTAAGCCGCTACATAAAGCTATTGTTTGGCAAGACCGTCGCACCGCACCCCTTTGCAATCAATTACAAGCCGAAGGTTACGCAGCAGAAATTTATGACCGCACTGGCTTGGTGATTGATGCTTATTTTTCGGCGACTAAGTTGAGATGGTTATTAGAAAATGTTGCAGACTTTGACTTAAACAATGTTTTAGCAGGCACAATTGATACTTGGGTGTTGTGGAAATTAACAGGCTGCAAAGTCCACGCGACCGACCACAGCAACGCCAGCCGCACAATGTTAATGAACCTCAAAACCTGCACCTGGGATGAAACATTACTGGAAATCTTACAAATTCCGGCTCAGATTCTGCCCCAGATTCAGCCCAGCTTAGGCAAATTTGGTGTGACTGATAAAACTTTGCTGGGTGTAGAAATTCCGATTACAGCGATTTTAGGCGACCAACAAGCAGCATTATTTGGTCATGGCTGCGATCGCCCTGGGTTAATGAAATGTACTTACGGCACTGGTAGCTTTTTGGTAGCCCATACAGGTGCAGAAATTGTGCGATCGCAAAATCAACTTATTTCCACCTTGGCTTGGACACAAACTCAAGACAACGGTAATTTAAAGATTGGTTACGCCTTGGAAGGCAGTATGTTTACTAGTGGTGCTTGTATCCAATGGTTGCGGGATGGCATCAAACTGATCAAAACTGCCGCCGAAACCGAAACAATGGCTAATCAAGTTTCAGATAATGGCGGCGTGTATTTTGTCCCTGCATTTAGTGGACTTGGTGCGCCGCACTGGGATATGAATGCGAGAGGAGCCTTTTTTGGCATTACCGCCAGCGTCCAACCCCAACATTTAGTGCGTGCTGTCCTCGAAGCGATCGCTTACCAAGTAGTCGAAGTTGTTCAAGCCATCAATGCTTGTTCTCCTACACCAATGAAGCGGTTAATCGTCGATGGCGGTGCTTGTGAAAATAACTTTTTGATGCAATTTCAAGCCGATGTCTTGGGCATCCCTGTAGAACGCCCAAAAATGCGTGATACCACTGTACAAGGGGTAGCATTTGCCGCCGGTTTAGCAGCTGGATTTTGGGACAGATACACCACATTAGTTAATCAACGGCAAATAGACCGCATCTTTGAGCCAGAGCCAGCCAGGAATAACGCTTTGGCTAACTTTAGCACTTGGCAAAAAGCAGTTCAGCGTAGTTTGGCCTGGGTAGATTAAGTACGTAGAAAGTGCTGAGTACGGAGTGCTGAGAAAAAAAATTCTTCCTCTAGCCTCTAGCCCCTAGCCTCTTCTCACTCTCAACCCTTACGAACTAACTTTGTATCCCAAGTGTAAAAGCCGACTGTATCGGGCATTCTAGAGAATCTTCCTATGCGATAACCGCGTGAGAGTTCATTTAGTACCTTGCTTTTAACTTCTCGCACTTCTTCTGCATTCAGGTTGCCATAAATTCCGGTGATCACTTCAGCCACGCTAAAAACTTTCCCTGGATGTTGCCGAAAGAAAATGGTTAAAGCATCAATCAAAAATTGCCCTTCATAGGCTTTGAGCATTGGAACAACTTTTGCCTGTGGTACGACAACCGGCTTCTTCTTATTTTTACCTGTCTTAGAGTTACTGCTGGTTTGATTGGTGTTGACTAAACTCAAATCTAGGGTGTAACAACCAGGTTCATTAGGTATATTAAACCAAGCTTGTCGTTCTTTACCTTGGGTGAGTGAAGATTGAACTCTACCTTTGACCACTTTAAAGACATGGGGTTCTAAGTCACCATAAAGCGATCGCACAATGAAATCTATGTGACAGACAGTACCCAAATGTTGTTCTAATAGCTGTTTGATAGCTTCCATCCGAGTTAAAGAGTTATACTCACTCAACATCGGAATATCTACATTGTTGAGCGAGAAATCTCTGTTTGAGAAACTAAAGTCTGTAACTGGGGACTCGTTGATGTTGGTTGTTGCAGCAGAACTATCTGTTTCTTCTGTTTCTAATGCTTCTGTGTTTGGTTGTGGAGAATCGGGATGCGCCTCTAATTCGCCATCAGATTTCTGAGACGAAGGAGATAAAAATAAATCTTCTTTAGAGGCCGAAAGCATTTCGTTCACAACTTCAACCGTCAGTAGCTTGTTGTTAGCTTCTGAGAGTGAAGACCAGCTAGATAACAAACCTTCGACATTATCGAGTTGCGATCGCGCCTGATTGTATAAAGTGCCATATTCTTCAACCAATCGCGCATAGTAATCTCGTAACTCTAACAAAGGCGAGATTAATGATTGTGGGGGTGGTTCCAATTGCAATTGCGGTTTCATAAAGCGTTAAATCAACCCAAAGTGGTGTCACTTGTGTAAGTCATTGGCCTTGGTTTGGCTTTTTGAGATGGCTGCGGAGATTTGCGTGGCGGTTGTGGGGGACGGCAGCTTTCGCAATATAAAGGACGAGGGCCATAAGTCTCGCGTTTAGTTGTCTGATTGCATTCTTTACAGACAAAGTGAAAGACTCTGGTGTGAATTAGTCTTTTATGCGCTCTAACAGTGTATTCCTGCACGTCTATATATTTACTTGCCATAGTCCAGAAACATGAATTTCAATTCTATCAATATAGCTATTCAAGCAAATGAAATTGAATCAGTGTGTGTTGATTTGTAAGTTTTATTCAAATCAATGATTCATTGTCAAACCTGAAGTTGCAAATATTGCATCAAGGTAACTCAACACTCACCAATTTACTCTCTTCAGACAGAGACATACGTATTCATCTAACTTCGATTTAAGTCTTCTGATAGTGTCTGATGTCTGGTTAGTCAGTTTAGGTTGGGAGTGTGAATCTAGAATATCACTGTGGAGAAAATAGTTATGCCTAGCGGTCATGCAAGTCATAAAGGCACTGGAGATAAACCCAATACTAATGCTGAAGGCCGAATGGATATGGCTGCTGATAAAACTGTAAATCCAGAGGATGAGTTATTAGAAGGAGCAACCACAAATACCACAAGAACCCAAGAATTTGTGGATTATCCTCCAGCTATTCAACGTCCAGATGAGGAAACACAAAAGGAATAGAAATTACATCTGTTAAGGCTGGGTGTAGGGTTATAAAAGTCAGGACTTCCGCACAAATCTTGTCTGTTAAGAATGGGTGTAAGGTTTTAAATACACCTACACCCTCCTATATCTCTACTACTAGTTCACCAACTCAAAATTGCCGTATAGAACTAGCAGGGGAGCAGGGGGCAGGGCGCAAGGGAGAGAATCTTTCCCCTCCGCTCCTTGCTTCCTGCCCCGAAGCCTACCACCACGCAAAGTTTTCTTGGCAGACTACTATCTTGTCTTCCTTGTCTCCCTTATCTCCCTTGCCTTATCTCCAGCAAGTTAGTCAAACATCACTTCTATGCTGGCAAAATCCCACGTCCATTTTCGGCAAATTCATCAATGGTTTGCACTGACAGTTCGTGATTTGTCATCAACTGCAACATTGCTAAGGGTAAGGTGAGATGGTGTGCGCCAGCTTGGAGAGATGCGACTGCTTCTTCGGGAGATTTGATGCTGGCTGCCATAATTTCAGTGTTGCTTCCCTTTAAAACACTGGCCATTTCCTGGACTAATGCTACTCCGTCACCTAATAGTCTAGTCGCTCGATTGACGTAGGCGATCGCATATTTTGCCCCAGCTTCTTGAGAGACTGCGGCTTGGGCTGCACTGTATATAGCTGTGACTGCACAGGGAATTTCTGGTGCTAATTCCGCCACGACCTGAAAGCCAACTAACGACGCGGGAATTTTTAAGACTGTTTGCTGTCCAATTAACTTAAAGGCGGCTCTGCCTTCTGCTACCATTTCTTCAAATTCAGCAGCCATCAACTGATAAAATACTGGCCCTGTGGTTAATTCTGCCAGTTGTTTTAACGTCGTCTCAACAGGTAACGGGCTTTTGGCTAATAATGTTGGGTTAGTAGTGATGCCTTTTACCCAACCTAACTTTTTAGCAGCTTGTGCTTCTGCTGCGATCGCTGAGTCCAAAAATAAGGTCACTGAATTTATTTTCCTTAAAGTCCCATCGCTGGCATCATACCAATTTTAGCTTGATAATTTCAGTCTTTTGGGGATGATTATAATTCCAAAGTCATAATTCTGGAAAAATCAACCTAAATTAACTGATTTATGATTGCTGATTTTATAGAAATTATAGACTTATTACTATTTTATCAAATTTTGTCTATTAAATCCAAAAAATCTTAAAAATCAGAATGTTTTTATATTTTGTTAATTGATTATTTACCTTGATATTGTTATTTAAGAAATATAGCAGTCTGTTTGGGAGTTAAAAATAAACCTACTCTCTATTCCCTAGCCTTCATCAGTAGTGGATAAATCAAACAGGATTGCTATGTCATTGATGAATAAGGAAATGCGATCGCTACACCTAAAATTGCCATCTGTTGAGAGAGTGAAATCGTATTAGTTAGCACAGAACTAATAGAAATTACGCAATGAGACGACAAATCAAAAACCTAATCTTCGAGGTTTAGAAGATGATTCATCACACCATTGAAGAAATATTGCGAAACAATCGAATTTGGGCAGCCCAAAAAAAAAGCTCAAGATGGTACTTATTTTGAAGAATTAGCATCGGGACAAAAACCACCTTATCTCTACATTGGATGTTCCGACAGTCGTATAGCTTTAACTAAATTTACCGGCACAGAACCAGGAGAATTGTTTGTCCATCGTAACATTGCCAATCAAGTTTGCCTCACAGATATTAACTTCTTGTCGATTTTAGACTACGCAATTTCTCATCTTGAGGTGAAATATATCATCTTAGCTGGTCACTATGGTTGCGGAGGTATTAAAGCCGCATTAGAAGGTAGAACCACTGGAATAATTGATAATTGGGTAAATCCAATTCGAGAGATTTATTTGCAGAAACAAGAAGAAATTGATGCGTTACCCACACAACAAGAACGCTGGAATCGGTTGGCAGAATTAAATGTGGCAATGCAAATTAAAAATCTCTACCAAACTTCGATTATGCGTCAGGCTTTGCAACAAGGCAAAGCACCAGAAGTCCACGGCTGGGTCGTAGATATCAGCACAGGTTTAATCAAAGATTTGCATATTTTCACCAAACAATGGCACATACGCAAATTAGCTTTGATGGGAATCTGAATGGAATATAGCAGAAGGCAGGAGAAAAAGTCTTACTATTCCTAGCACTCAAGCTTTG encodes the following:
- a CDS encoding helix-turn-helix domain-containing protein, whose product is MNIKLFIKRLEALHKPLADLYQTASILPWIPADMLPQAYQELYNNSKMLQLAAEELYQQNEALKETQNLLETERQHYQDLFEYAPDGYLVTNKEGIIQNANIAAIKLLNISKQFLIGKAMINFVCLEARQHFRQELNQIYQADRTKELFIRLQQRHGEYFDAAFTVRVIRNPEGNAINLLWLLRNIGDRQQTELISAESYSEFIQNRPRYKYSKGETIPLNNSVVWYIFQGLVKLSTFCETGEEVLLGLAKTQMVFGSGMTSLSIYQATALSDVELVPIYVSELLVTPALSHSLLPKINQRLQQTESFLVISKKQLVEDRLQHLLELLKQEIGELVEEGTRLSVRLTHEDIASACGTTRVTVTRLLGKLQQQGLISIDTKKHIILKNSAARI
- the glpK gene encoding glycerol kinase GlpK, with product MESKTPSSGYILALDLGTTGNRAFVFNNAGQIVGQAYKELTQYYPQPGWLEHDPEEIWQDTCWVMQNAIANAEIAPSDIVALGLTVQRETCLIWDKTTGKPLHKAIVWQDRRTAPLCNQLQAEGYAAEIYDRTGLVIDAYFSATKLRWLLENVADFDLNNVLAGTIDTWVLWKLTGCKVHATDHSNASRTMLMNLKTCTWDETLLEILQIPAQILPQIQPSLGKFGVTDKTLLGVEIPITAILGDQQAALFGHGCDRPGLMKCTYGTGSFLVAHTGAEIVRSQNQLISTLAWTQTQDNGNLKIGYALEGSMFTSGACIQWLRDGIKLIKTAAETETMANQVSDNGGVYFVPAFSGLGAPHWDMNARGAFFGITASVQPQHLVRAVLEAIAYQVVEVVQAINACSPTPMKRLIVDGGACENNFLMQFQADVLGIPVERPKMRDTTVQGVAFAAGLAAGFWDRYTTLVNQRQIDRIFEPEPARNNALANFSTWQKAVQRSLAWVD
- a CDS encoding transaldolase family protein codes for the protein MTLFLDSAIAAEAQAAKKLGWVKGITTNPTLLAKSPLPVETTLKQLAELTTGPVFYQLMAAEFEEMVAEGRAAFKLIGQQTVLKIPASLVGFQVVAELAPEIPCAVTAIYSAAQAAVSQEAGAKYAIAYVNRATRLLGDGVALVQEMASVLKGSNTEIMAASIKSPEEAVASLQAGAHHLTLPLAMLQLMTNHELSVQTIDEFAENGRGILPA
- a CDS encoding carbonic anhydrase, whose amino-acid sequence is MKKYCETIEFGQPKKKAQDGTYFEELASGQKPPYLYIGCSDSRIALTKFTGTEPGELFVHRNIANQVCLTDINFLSILDYAISHLEVKYIILAGHYGCGGIKAALEGRTTGIIDNWVNPIREIYLQKQEEIDALPTQQERWNRLAELNVAMQIKNLYQTSIMRQALQQGKAPEVHGWVVDISTGLIKDLHIFTKQWHIRKLALMGI